The Caldicellulosiruptor acetigenus DNA window TGAGATTACGAATGAAAGAAAAAATGATATTAAATCTTACAGGAAAATTATTGTAAGATTATTTAATGTACTATATTTGCTTCTTTATAGAATCTTAGAAAAGAGACAGATTGTATATTATAATGCTGTTAAAAATGGTTTTTACAAGCCAATGGCAGCTGTTGTGTTCGTGGGAATTTTAATACAAGTAGGCATAGGATTAGCTATAGGAGCAGTAGTTGCTAAATTAGCAGGGGGGTTATGAGGTGTGCAGAGAGACCTTGTCTTGCATTATTTAGAAAGTGGAAATTATGAAAAAGCACGTGAAGTTATTCAAAACATTTTACAAGAAGACCCTTTAAATGCAGAAGCATATATTCAACTTTCAGTTATAGAATTGGAATCTGATAATCTGAAAAAAGCAGAAGATTATGCTAAAGAAGCTCTGAGAATTGATTCTAATAATAAAGTTGCATGGGCTGTTTTAGGGCAGATATATCACCATCAAAAAGATTATTCTCAGGCTGAGAGATGTTATTTGCAAGCTTTAAAGATAGATAATGTTTATGTAGAAGTCTTAGCTTGTTACAGCGGACTTTTGATTGAAACAGGTTTTATTGAAAAGGGCTTAGAAATTTTAAAATATGCCAAGTCTTTGGAACCCACAAATGATTTAATTTTAGAAAATGAATTTTTTGTAAATCTTTACAATAGAAATTTTGAAAAGGCTAACAAGACAATTAAAAAATTGTTTGCATCTTCAGGCAAAATTGGCAGTATATATAAGTTATTAGTTTTGTATGAAGTCAATAGAGGAAACTTCAAAAAGGCGTATAATCATGCTAAGCTTGCTTGGCAAGAATATCCAAATGACAAAGATATGCTTATGGTTTTGGAGTATTTGAAAATGCTTAACTCGCCTTTGCTATACTTTAACCGCCTCTTTTTGAAGTTACCATATGAATTATTTTATATCTTATTTTTGGGTGGTTTTTTGTTATTAAGTCTAATAAAAATGTATATACTGGCTGCTGTTTGGGTTATTATATTTAGCTTTATTTATATGATGGTATTTGTGATGCCGAGTGTATATAAATTTAGCAAATTTGTTAAAAAAGCTTTTATAAGATTATTTTGTAAAAGAAAATATTAATATTAATACCATGCATTACATATGGTTAACTAAATGAGCATACCAAGAGAAATTTTCTTGTCATATTCGCACTTTCAACAGGTGCAGAGATTCTTCTTTTGGATGAGCCAACGCAAAATCTTGACCTAAGCATTATTCGTAACCTACTTGATCGATAGGCAAAGAAAAAGGTTTTTTAATTAAGTGATTTCCGGCATCATCGATGAAGAAGATAGAATTTGACTGACTATGTGTTGTTAATCTTTATATTTTCATTAGTAACTATTTTGTTTATTGACCTACTACCATTGAAATCTTTAAAAATTGGGAATAAGAGTTTTAAAGAATATGCTGAGGTACTTCCTTTTGAGTTAAAGAATTTGTCTAAGCGTGAGCAGTTATTATATGATATGCTCAAATGTGAAGATGAAAAGCTTTTTAAAATCTATCTTAATAAGCTAAAATCCAAATATTTAGTTGTTTGGACTGAGGAATATGGCAATGGCAAAAAAATAGGTGGCATACATATGGGAAACAATTATAGAAAATACTAATGAGGTTGAAGTGGGAATTTTATATTTGAAAGATGGCAAGTATTCAATATATACTATTGATAAGAATGGTACTTCAACAGTTGAACCTATAAAAATGTCGGCATTGTCGGAAAAGGAAGATAAAACGATAATAATTACTCCCTTAGCGAGAGTTAAAAATGATCAACCGTTTGTTTTATCTTTAGTGGCTGTAGGGAAAAAAGATAAGAATAATAGCAGTGTTGAAATAATTACAGACAATAGTCTTTATCTCAAATATGATAACAAATTTTTAGAACAGATTGCCAAAAAATATAAACATATTTTTATTGTGGCGGCAAAGTTAACTAATAAGTTGCAATAGTAAAAATTTAAATAAACAACTTTAAAAGCAAATAAGAATGGGCTGCGTGTGTGGTGATTTTCGCAGCCCATTTTGTTATGTTAAATCCTTTTTTCCAAACTTTTTAACACTCAAGAATAGCAAAATAAAAATATAAGTAAACCAATATATTTTCATGTAGACGCTATTTTTTGATATACCTGCAAATGGGTCTATGGTTGAAAAGTCAATCAAATTAGATTTAAAAAGAATGTTTGCCATTTCGCGGTAGATGTTGTCGGTTGGCAAAATCAAGCTTGATACAATACCTATTGTTTGAAGTGTTGTTGAGGCATCTGAAGAATTTGCTATTGCATAGCCAATCTGCTCCAAAAAACCTCCTATCATTGCAAATCCAAACAGGAGTACAACAAGTATCCCAGTTGCAAGGGTTGAGAACGATGTGCTGAAGAATGTTGTAACTGTCAAAAGCACAATAGCAATTAATTCAAACAAAAGCCATCCCAAAACTACCTGTGATATCGGGTGCTCAATAGAAAATCCTAATGTCTTGTTAATAGTATATATGCTAAAAAATATTGCAGTTGAATATAAATTTATAAAAATCAAGGCACCTGAGTACCTTGCCAACACATATTTCCACCGTGGAATTGGGCGAACAATGATTGTGTGCACATTGTAATTTTCAATCTCAGACGAAATTATCCCTGATGTTGCAAACACAACCAAAAAAGCAACCATCAGGTGTGAAAAGTAAAAACCAAGCGATGAAAATACAGTAACCTGCTGCATTGCAAATGTCATCATGCCTTTTTGCTGTTTTAGATTTTCTGCTATTTCTTTTAACCCCCAACTGTATAGAAACAAAAAAGCTACAGACATCACAATTGTAATCAAAAATATCTTCTTTCTCAAAAGTTCTTTAAAAGAGTATCTTATTATTGCCAACATCAAAATACCCCTCTCCTATAACCTGTAAGAACACATTTTCAAGTTCTTGTGATTTTTTAACCTCATATATCTTATAACCACTTCTCACAAATTCTTCAACAAGGATGGGTACATCTTCATGTGACGAAAGTTCTAACTCTAAAGTAGTTTGCGAATGATTCAAGATATTTATATTTTTCAAACTTATAATCTCAAATAATTTGCTGTCCACTTTATCTAACACAAAAGTTACCTTTAAAGCTTTTCTTGTCAGCTCATCAATTGTTCCCATTGCAACAATATAGCCGTTGTTAATAATAGCAACCTTGTCGCAAACCTTTTCGACCTCAGACAAAAGGTGTGAGTTTAAAAAAACTGTTGTTCCTTGGTTTTTTAGTTCGATTATTATATTTCTCACATCAATTCTGCCAATTGGGTCAAGTGCAGAGGTTGGCTCATCTAAGAATATTATCTCTGGTCTATTTAGCATACTGACGGCAAGTCCAAGCCTCTGTTGCATTCCTTTGCTAAACAACCTTATCTTTTTGTCTTTGTGCTCAATTATTCCTACCTTCTCAAGTAGAGAATAAATCTCATTTTTGTAGTTTTTCATTTTTAAAAGCTGGCAGTGGAATTCCATAACTTCATAAGCTGTCATCCAGTCAGGGTATTTAAAATTTTCAGGAAGATAGCCTATTTTTGATTTAATGACAATATCATCAAAAGGTTTTCCAAGCAAAAAAGCCTTTCCCCTTGTGGGTCTCAAAAGCCCCACAAGGGTTTTTACAAGTGTGCTTTTGCCAGCACCATTTGGCCCTAAAAGGCCAAAGACCATAGGTTTTTCTATTTCAAGGTTTATATTAAAGCACCCGTTTTTAGATGAATACTCTTTTGTAAGGTTTTCTGTTTTCAATATCAAATATCATCCCTGCCTTTTTTATTTTCCATTTATTTTAGCAAATTTGCAAGTTCAAGAAGTTTTTGCTCAGAAGCAGACTCTGCTTTAATATATTTTACACTATTATTGCCGTCTACCCATACAATAGTGCTATCATTAGGATTGTTTTTATGGTAAACGATCAGTCCGTCATTGCCTGCAATACTGACTTTCTTATAATCGTATTCATCTTTATTCACAGGAATAGGGAGTGTTGAAAGAGGGTCTTTGATTGAAAGAAGCTGAGACCTTATATTGTTTGGAACAAATGGTAAGTTTGCTATTGTTTCATATATTTTAACCTTATCTAATTCAACTGGGGTTGTTAACTTTGGAACTTTTACAATTCCTATTTCTAATGAAGGTATCATATATACAGTAGATTTTTTGGACTCTTCAGAATTTTTTACAGGGTAGAACATTAAATTAAGTGCACCTTCCATGGTAAGCACAAACTCTTTTTGGTCAAGTGCTTGAGGTAGCAGGGTTTTAGATCCAAGTGATTTTAAGAGCTGGTTTACTTTGTCAATGTCAAGTCTGAATTCTAATTCTATATTTGGATTTTCATTTATCATCATGCTTTTGATATTTTCTTTTTGCCAAAGATAAGCTATTTCATCGGGGGTTATATTGTATTTTTTAAAGATATTCTTTGCAGATTCAAATTCAGCTGAGTTTAATGATTCCACATATATGCTGTGATTTTCTGAACTTTTGAATTGGATTTTTCCAAACTGTTTTAAATCAATTGTAGAATTAGCGTTAATCTGCTGCAGCTTGCTTTCAATTTCCTGAAGATCAGAAATAGTAATTGCAATTGGCTCAACAGACGATGCTCTGAAAATCCTCAAGGCATCCGACAAAGCCTTTCCAAAAGGTGTAAATATTATGCTGACTAAAAAAATAACTGCTAATGTTGCTGTAAGAACAACTTTTCTATTTTTATTAAGCATACCCAATAACCCTCCCTTTTTATTATTTGCGGTTGAATTAAGTACTTTTTGGATTTTCATAGATACAAACTCATTTGTTTTCTTCAGTTCATTGTAGAGTTTTCTGCATTTTCTGCACACAAGAAGATGTTTTTTGACTTGCAAACTTTCTTCTTTAGAAAGTACCCCATCAATGAGCTCTTGGAGCTTTCCTTCGCTATAGCACATCAAATATCACTCTCCTTCCCCCTCTTCATAGATTTTTCTGAACTTTCTTTGAGCTCTTGCAATCATAGTGCCGACAGAATTCGGGTTTATATTCATAATCTTTGCTATCTCTTCATATGTATATCCAGAGTATTTCAAAATTAGCAGGTCTCTTTGTTCCTCAGGCAGCTTTTCAAGTGTCATTTTGACCTGAAGTATTTCAATCTCATCTTGTGGGGTTTGAGAGCAGAGCAGATACTTTTCTCCGATAGAAATTCTCTTTTGCGATTTTAAGTAGTTTATTGCAAGGTTTTTTGCAACAGTAATAAGCCATCCTTGAATATTATCCTCGCGAGGGGGATTTTTAATGAGCTTGTAGAAAACTTCCTGCGCAATGTCTTCTGCCTCTTTTGAAGTCTTCAACATGAATGTCAGGTAATTTAGCACCTTTTGATAGTATTTAGAATAAATCTGCTCGAAGTCCAGCGACCCAAAACCCCCTTTGTTTTTTGCTTTCTAATATTATAAACAATTTGAACACAGGATTTGTGACATGTTTTAAAGAATATAAAATATTTTTTAAAATTTCTGCATGCTAATTTAAGATGTATTTGATATACTGCTTCTAAATCAAAAGAAAAAATTGTTGAAAGAATTTTTATGAAAGGATGATAGAGCAGGTATGAAAATAAGCAAGAGTATAAAAGAAGCAATGTTAAAGGGAATAAAAATTATTAAAGAACATATTAGCGGGGAAGATATTTATAGTGCTTTGCCTGAATCAGACAAGTTTGAAATTGAGTTTTGCATAGAAATAGAAAAAAGTGGTTATTACAATCTTTATTTAAAATCCAAAATAGAAAAGTACGCAATGGCTGTTTATCTTGTGGATATAGATGGATTGTGTTATGGCGATGTTAGATTGAATTCTGAATCAAGTGAAGTTTCAAAAGTGAAGATTGGGAGGGTTTTCTTAGAAAGCGGTCAGAAAAAAATCAAAATTTATGCTGGATGGGGAATGGCTCAAGTATATGGGATTGAAGTTGAAAAAACAGATTTTCAAGGTGGTATTCCTTCATTTGAGCTTGCAAACAAAAATGCCTCCGATAAATGCAAAATCTTAATGGAATATTTTTCGGAAATTTATGGCAAGGCAATTGTTGCTGGCCAGCACACAAACACAGCAGTAGGACCAGAAATTGCATATTTAGAATATCAAACAGGCAAAAAGCCAGCTCTTCGTGGCTTCGATTTTCTCGGCTATACAAAACACACCATTACTGATAATATGACATATGATGCAATGTTTGAAGTTATGATGAATAGGGGTTCTGTTGAAGAAGCAATTAAATGGCACAAAGAGTTTGGAGGAATTGTGACATTTTGCTGGCATTGGTTCTCTCCAACAGGAGGCAGCGACAAGACTTTTTATACCAAAAACACCGATTTTGACATAGAGGCTGCTCTTTGTCCTAATACTAAAGAAAACAAGCTGCTGATGGAGGACATATATGAAATTGGCAAGTGGCTAAAAATCATGGCAGATGCAGATGTGCCTGTTATTTTCAGACCTCTTCATGAAGCTGATGGCAGATGGTTCTGGTGGGGAGCAAAAGGGTCTGAAGCCTACAAAAGGCTTTACTATCTTTTGTATGATGTGTATACTAATTGCTTTAAGCTAAACAATCTTATATGGGTTTGGAATGCACCACATCCTGATTGGAGAATAGAAAAAGACTACTATGATGTTGCAGGGGTTGATTTTTATGCCCCACCCCAAAACTATGGTCCTCTTTCGTTTTGGTATGATTATGTTTATGAGCTGACAGAAGCTAAAAAACCCATAGCTTTGACAGAAAACGGACCAATCCCTGACCCAGATGTTTTGCAAAATACAAAAACTTATTGGCTTTGGTTTATGCCTTGGTGGGGTGGATTTACAACTGATGGCAAGATAAATTCATTTGAACATCTGAAAAAGGTTTATAGTCATCCTTATGTAATAACACTTGATAGATTCGACTTGTTTAGAGGATGAGAAAAAATAAAAATCAAGGCTGCCATTTGAGAAACGTCAACTATTCAAAATGGCAGCCTTTGAATTTTGTGATGCTAATAATTAAAATAATTGCTTTTATTACTTCATTCTCAAAAACACTGCTCATTTTACAAGCACTCTCCTTTCGCAAGAAATTTCAAGAAAATTTAGTTTTCTAATTTCAAAACTCTAAAACTTGTTGGTTCTAAGTTGATTTCATAGATATTTTCATTTTCTGATATCATAGAGACTTTAAGTTCAAAAGCCTTTAGAGGATCAATAAGTTTTTTGTTTTTGTTCTTAATGTGTAGGTTTACCTTAGTTCTGTAAGGCAAGAAAGACTCTATTATGAAAGTTCCATTGCTGTATGCAAAAATGGCTATCTTTTCCTCGGATTCGATGTAAAAATCAAAATTTTTCATAAATACCTTTCGAATCTCTGTTAATACCTCAGGTGGCCAGTTGTAAATGTCAGAGTAGTTTTCTGGTACAGTCAACGTATAAATAGTCCCTTTGCCATAAGAGTCCTTCATCAGAATAGGGAAGTTGTTTTCACCTGAGATTGCGACAATCTCTTGCCATGATGCGTTTGTCCTGTGTTCTAAAATGGGAATTAGTATTTCTTTATTGCCATATACATACTTTGAAAATGAACAGACTTCTGTTTTGATTGCAAAGAAGTTTGTAAAAACCTTTTTATCTGTTACTCTTACAGAGGTCAAATCTTCAATTCCTTTTCCTTGCATGGCTTTTAAAAAACCAGAGGTCATTATTACGTCTTTTCCAGCTAAGAGATGATTTTTAATCTTCTGCAGGATATCTTTGTCATTTGCACAGTCAGCTGTAACAAAAACAATATTACTGTTTTCGGGAAAATGTGGTGTAAGTTCAAAGGGTATTCCAACCATTCCCAAGTAGTCATAAATATGGTCTTCACCGTATGAATTAAATGGATGATAAACAGGAATTCCTATAGGATTTTCAATGTATTTACAAATCTCATCAAGATGTTGAAGCAGAAAGCCAAGTGCTGGGACAAATACAGAGTTTCTCAGGTGTGAAAAGTCAAACAAGGTTATCTCTTTTGCCTTTGCAAATACAGTTAAATTTGCTTGTTCAAGATAGCTACCAATGTTGTATAGGCAATCTAAAGAGTCAAACCATCCACCAAAGTTTTTGCCTGGCTTTAGATTTTCAAACCATCTCAAAAGTGAATAGCTTGCATACCTTGGAAGATGCTGCTGTGTGTGTACAGGGTCGCGGGTTTCTGTACCTGTGTAGACATAGTCAAAAATCTCCGCTTGAGTTTGAGGGTTGTAACCTGTTTCTTGATACGACTCTATCCAATTTGGATATTTGATTATTAATTTTACATTCGGATTGGCTCTTTTTGCAGGTTTTATCACATACTCTCTTGAAACCTCTGTCATTAAATTTAATCTGAATTCGCTCCAGCTGAGATTTCCTTTTGCATCAATACAAGATGGGCATGTGCAGGCAGTGAAGAAAAAGTCGTCTAAGATAATTTCATCAAATAAAGAAGATGTGTATTCCACAATCTCTTTTAGCATTTCTAAATGCTTTTGGTTTGTGTAACAAAAAGTGTTTAAGATTCTATAATAATCAAGTTCTTCATTTCCAAATACCACAGTCGCAGTAATACCACCAGAAGTTTTGATATTTCTTTCTTCAAAAAACTCTTTTATTCTGAGCATCTTTTCTCTTGGGATGGTATCTGCACCTCTGTGCATTTCAAGATATACCTTAGAGATGTCTAAATATCTTTGGAAGAACTCTAAATCTTTTTTAAGTGTTTCAAACTCTACATTTTTCAAAAATCCGGCAGGACAGTATATTGCCAATTTGAAGTTATCATATGCCATTTGTCAAAACCTTCCTTTCAATATTTAAGTAAATCGATTACAAAGAATATTATATCACTAAAGATTCTTATTACAACCCTTTTGTTAGCTGTTCATTAGCACCACAGTAGAGTAAACAATAACAAAAGATGCAACTTATGGTCTATCAGGGATCAAAAGAGAAGGAGTGCTAAAACTCAGAACAGACGACCAAAGAGTATATATAAGCGGCAAGGCAATTACTTTTTTCAAGACAGAAATAAAGGACTGCCGATAGCATGCCGATAGCATCAGTTCAGGCAGTCCTTGTTTTCTTCTTTAATCCTTGTAGCCCTTTCAAATGCTTCTTTGACAACAGCAGCGAAGCACTTTCCAGTTGGATTGTTTATCTCTCCTTCTTTAGCACTTTGACAATCTCCCCAATAAACATTCTATGATAATCTTTTGCAGGGTAAAAATTGTCAATGCTTTTGTCCAGAAAGTTCTCAGGGATTATATCTTGAAAATAAATCTTTTTGCAAATCAAAACGAGATTAGCCTGTTCAAAAAACACTGTTTTGAGCTCTTCATCTTCTTTGGGAGTGAGCTTTGCCATCTCGGGCTTATTAACATCTTTGCCAGAGTATTTGCCGCAGATTTCAAGAGCTGATCTGTACTCCTCATTAAAAAATGATAATGTGAAAAATTCGTTTTCCTCAACAAACTTTCTTGTGAATCTCTGTGGTCTTATGACACAAGATGCAATAGGTCTTGCCCACATGTAGCCTAAGCTTCCCCAGCTTGCAGTCATTGTGTTAAAGGAATTGATGTTGCCTGCTGTGATAAGCATCCACTCATTTCCTATCAAAGTAAAAGGGTTGAAGATTAGCTTTTCTATTGAGATTGTCTTGTGTGCCATTTTACATCACCTCGTGAAAAATTCAGAGTTAGAAATTTGCGATTTTTTGCTTTGAATTAAATATTACTACAATGAACTTTAATTTTCAAACCATTTAGGGCACAAAATTCGGTTGATACTGTAACTCAAGTAGTATTTTTCATTGGGTAAGCAAAACTCTGAATGCTAATTGAAGACTATCTTTAATAGTATTGCAAAAATAGTTGTAATGATGTATAATTTATACCAAATTGAATGTATAAAAGTACACATGAATACAATTTTAAGAAAGGGGGAAAGCGGCAGTTGCCGCGAACAAAATGAAGAGAGTGCATTTAAGAAAACTTTTAGTCTTTGCTGTCATCTTCTCTTTTATTGTCACGACAGTTATTGGTTTTGCTTCTGAAGGTGTGAAAAAGAGAAGTGAGATTCCTGACAAGTACAAGTGGAATCTTGAAGACATCTATAGTTCACCAGAAAAATGGAATGAAGATCTAAACAAGGTTCTAAATTATTATATTCCTAAATTTCAAAACTATAAGGGTAAGCTTTCAGACAAAAATAAGCTACTTGAATGTTTAAAGTTAAGAGATGAAATGATGAGAATTGCAGATAAAGTCTACGTTTATGCTCATATGAAGGCTGATGAAAATCAGGCTGATAACAAGGCAAATGAAATGAGATCAAAATCTGAGACAATGTATGCGCAAGTCTCGGCAGCGGTTTCGTTTATCCAGCCAGAACTTTTGCGTTTGCCTGAAAAAACTTTAAAATCCTATATGCAAGATAAGAGTTTTGCAGATTATAAAATGTATCTGGATGCTGTTCTAAAGCAAAAGCCTCATACACTATCCCCAGAGGGTGAAGAATTATTAGCGTTAGCTCAGGATTTTGCAGGCTCACCATACAATATATTCACTCAGCTAAAGTATGCAGATTTAACATTCCCAAAGATTAAGGATGACAAGGGTAATGAGATTCAACTTACCGAGGCAAGCTATGGAAAGTATCTTGAGAGCAAGGACAGAGATTTCAGAAAAAGAGCATTTGAAGGTATATACTCCTCATTTGACAAAGTTAAAAATACATTGGCAGCTACATTGACTGCTGAGGTTAAGAAGAATGTGTTTTTTGCAAAGGCAAGAAAATATAATTCAGCATTAGAAGCTTCTTTAGCACAAGAATTTATTCCAAGGAGTGTTTATGATAATCTCATCAAGGCAGTCAATAACAATATTAAGTATTTGCATAAGTATGTAGAGCTCAGAAAGAAGGTACTTAATCTTGACAAAGTTCATATATATGATATGTATGTCCCGCTTGTAGCAAATTATGAAATGAACATTGATTATGAACAGGCGAAGAATTTAATTTTAGAGGGTTTAAAGCCCCTTGGGAATGATTATTTAAAGGTTTTAAACATTGCATTCAACAATAGATGGATAGACGTATTTGAGACCGAAAACAAGTACACAGGTGGATATCAATGGGGAGCGTATGATACGCATCCTTATATCCTTATGAATTATAATAACACTATGGATTCGGTATTAACCCTTGCTCATGAGCTTGGGCATGCTATAAATTCATACTATACAAACAAGACACAAAAGTATATAAATTCTAATGTGCCAATCTTCACAGCTGAGGTTGCTTCGACTACAAATGAGCTTCTCATGATAAATTATCTGCTTAAAAAAGCAAAAAGTGATGATGAAAGACTTTATCTTTTAAATACTCTTGTAGAAAATATAAGAGGTACTGTTTATACTCAGGTTATGTATGCTGAATTCGAGAAAGAAATTCATGAAAGAGTTGAAAAAGGCGAAGCACTTTCTGCAGAAACATTGAGTGACATTTGGGGTAGTTTAATGAAGAAGTATTACGGTGATAACTTTGAAGTTGATAAGCTTGCAACACTATGGTGGGCAAGGATACCACACTTTTACATGAACTTTTATGTTTACAAATATGCAACTTCTATGGCTGCTGCAAATGAGGTTGTAAAGAATATTGAAAAAGGCGATACTGCTAAATATATAGAGTTCTTAAAAGCTGGAAGTTCAGATTATCCAATCAATGTTCTTAAAAAAGCAGGT harbors:
- a CDS encoding tetratricopeptide repeat protein → MQRDLVLHYLESGNYEKAREVIQNILQEDPLNAEAYIQLSVIELESDNLKKAEDYAKEALRIDSNNKVAWAVLGQIYHHQKDYSQAERCYLQALKIDNVYVEVLACYSGLLIETGFIEKGLEILKYAKSLEPTNDLILENEFFVNLYNRNFEKANKTIKKLFASSGKIGSIYKLLVLYEVNRGNFKKAYNHAKLAWQEYPNDKDMLMVLEYLKMLNSPLLYFNRLFLKLPYELFYILFLGGFLLLSLIKMYILAAVWVIIFSFIYMMVFVMPSVYKFSKFVKKAFIRLFCKRKY
- a CDS encoding ABC transporter permease translates to MLAIIRYSFKELLRKKIFLITIVMSVAFLFLYSWGLKEIAENLKQQKGMMTFAMQQVTVFSSLGFYFSHLMVAFLVVFATSGIISSEIENYNVHTIIVRPIPRWKYVLARYSGALIFINLYSTAIFFSIYTINKTLGFSIEHPISQVVLGWLLFELIAIVLLTVTTFFSTSFSTLATGILVVLLFGFAMIGGFLEQIGYAIANSSDASTTLQTIGIVSSLILPTDNIYREMANILFKSNLIDFSTIDPFAGISKNSVYMKIYWFTYIFILLFLSVKKFGKKDLT
- a CDS encoding ABC transporter ATP-binding protein; the protein is MKTENLTKEYSSKNGCFNINLEIEKPMVFGLLGPNGAGKSTLVKTLVGLLRPTRGKAFLLGKPFDDIVIKSKIGYLPENFKYPDWMTAYEVMEFHCQLLKMKNYKNEIYSLLEKVGIIEHKDKKIRLFSKGMQQRLGLAVSMLNRPEIIFLDEPTSALDPIGRIDVRNIIIELKNQGTTVFLNSHLLSEVEKVCDKVAIINNGYIVAMGTIDELTRKALKVTFVLDKVDSKLFEIISLKNINILNHSQTTLELELSSHEDVPILVEEFVRSGYKIYEVKKSQELENVFLQVIGEGYFDVGNNKILF
- a CDS encoding anti-sigma factor family protein codes for the protein MCYSEGKLQELIDGVLSKEESLQVKKHLLVCRKCRKLYNELKKTNEFVSMKIQKVLNSTANNKKGGLLGMLNKNRKVVLTATLAVIFLVSIIFTPFGKALSDALRIFRASSVEPIAITISDLQEIESKLQQINANSTIDLKQFGKIQFKSSENHSIYVESLNSAEFESAKNIFKKYNITPDEIAYLWQKENIKSMMINENPNIELEFRLDIDKVNQLLKSLGSKTLLPQALDQKEFVLTMEGALNLMFYPVKNSEESKKSTVYMIPSLEIGIVKVPKLTTPVELDKVKIYETIANLPFVPNNIRSQLLSIKDPLSTLPIPVNKDEYDYKKVSIAGNDGLIVYHKNNPNDSTIVWVDGNNSVKYIKAESASEQKLLELANLLK
- a CDS encoding sigma-70 family RNA polymerase sigma factor, which translates into the protein MLNYLTFMLKTSKEAEDIAQEVFYKLIKNPPREDNIQGWLITVAKNLAINYLKSQKRISIGEKYLLCSQTPQDEIEILQVKMTLEKLPEEQRDLLILKYSGYTYEEIAKIMNINPNSVGTMIARAQRKFRKIYEEGEGE
- a CDS encoding glycosyl hydrolase, whose product is MKISKSIKEAMLKGIKIIKEHISGEDIYSALPESDKFEIEFCIEIEKSGYYNLYLKSKIEKYAMAVYLVDIDGLCYGDVRLNSESSEVSKVKIGRVFLESGQKKIKIYAGWGMAQVYGIEVEKTDFQGGIPSFELANKNASDKCKILMEYFSEIYGKAIVAGQHTNTAVGPEIAYLEYQTGKKPALRGFDFLGYTKHTITDNMTYDAMFEVMMNRGSVEEAIKWHKEFGGIVTFCWHWFSPTGGSDKTFYTKNTDFDIEAALCPNTKENKLLMEDIYEIGKWLKIMADADVPVIFRPLHEADGRWFWWGAKGSEAYKRLYYLLYDVYTNCFKLNNLIWVWNAPHPDWRIEKDYYDVAGVDFYAPPQNYGPLSFWYDYVYELTEAKKPIALTENGPIPDPDVLQNTKTYWLWFMPWWGGFTTDGKINSFEHLKKVYSHPYVITLDRFDLFRG
- a CDS encoding flavin reductase, yielding MAHKTISIEKLIFNPFTLIGNEWMLITAGNINSFNTMTASWGSLGYMWARPIASCVIRPQRFTRKFVEENEFFTLSFFNEEYRSALEICGKYSGKDVNKPEMAKLTPKEDEELKTVFFEQANLVLICKKIYFQDIIPENFLDKSIDNFYPAKDYHRMFIGEIVKVLKKER
- the pepF gene encoding oligoendopeptidase F: MKRVHLRKLLVFAVIFSFIVTTVIGFASEGVKKRSEIPDKYKWNLEDIYSSPEKWNEDLNKVLNYYIPKFQNYKGKLSDKNKLLECLKLRDEMMRIADKVYVYAHMKADENQADNKANEMRSKSETMYAQVSAAVSFIQPELLRLPEKTLKSYMQDKSFADYKMYLDAVLKQKPHTLSPEGEELLALAQDFAGSPYNIFTQLKYADLTFPKIKDDKGNEIQLTEASYGKYLESKDRDFRKRAFEGIYSSFDKVKNTLAATLTAEVKKNVFFAKARKYNSALEASLAQEFIPRSVYDNLIKAVNNNIKYLHKYVELRKKVLNLDKVHIYDMYVPLVANYEMNIDYEQAKNLILEGLKPLGNDYLKVLNIAFNNRWIDVFETENKYTGGYQWGAYDTHPYILMNYNNTMDSVLTLAHELGHAINSYYTNKTQKYINSNVPIFTAEVASTTNELLMINYLLKKAKSDDERLYLLNTLVENIRGTVYTQVMYAEFEKEIHERVEKGEALSAETLSDIWGSLMKKYYGDNFEVDKLATLWWARIPHFYMNFYVYKYATSMAAANEVVKNIEKGDTAKYIEFLKAGSSDYPINVLKKAGVDMTSTKPVDNLLTYFGQLVDEMEKILKKQGKI